In Nematostella vectensis chromosome 2, jaNemVect1.1, whole genome shotgun sequence, one genomic interval encodes:
- the LOC5521105 gene encoding neurogenic locus notch homolog protein 1 isoform X18, with protein MATPFLSLAVALLALGYTVVAHRECQHYKVLNTADRASTRSQGNVLKCDQKEILTKAWYRFEGAAGSAMPTSPVPINRCGTHAPGWMEGSHPTVAEGIVTRKVCYHWSGKPCHWNNAIRVRSCGGFYVYELNRPPVCHLRYCGNGVSAPSKPLECRSYKKLDTADRAAGRPRGNVLKCDQKEILTKAWYRFEGAAGSAMPTSLVPINRCGTHAPGWMEGSHPTVAEGIVTRKVCYHWSGKTCHWNNAIRVRNCGGFYVYELNRPPVCHLRYCGNAEFDVNECSKNPCKNGGVCKNEHGGYSCACKAGFTGKNCEQDVNECSVNPCKNGGVCKNEHGGYSCACKAGFTGKNCEQAPSKPLECRSYKKLDTADRAAGRPRGNVLKCDQKEILTKAWYRFEGAAGSAMPTSLVPINRCGTHAPGWMEGSHPTVAEGIVVRKVCYHWSGKTCHWNNAIRVRNCGGFYVYELNRPPVCHLRYCGNAEFDVNECSKNPCKNGGVCKNEHGGYSCACKVGFTGKNCEQDVNECSVNPCKNGGVCKNEHGGYSCACKAGFTGKNCEQDVNECSVNPCKNGGVCKNEHGGYSCACKAGFTGKNCEQAPSKPRECRSYKKLDTADRAAGRPRGNVLKCDQKEILTKAWYRFEGAAGSAMPTSLVPINRCGTHAPGWMEGSHPTVAEGIVVRKVCYHWSGKTCHWNNAIRVRNCGGFYVYELNRPPVCHLRYCGNAEFDVNECSINPCKNGGVCKNEHGGYSCACKAGFTGKNCEQDVNECSVNPCKNGGVCKNEHGGYSCACKAGFTGKNCEQAPSKPRECRSYKKLDTADRAAGRPRGNVLKCDQKEILTKAWYRFEGAAGSAMPTSLVPINRCGTHAPGWMEGSHPTVAEGIVVRKVCYHWSGKTCHWNNAIRVRNCGGFYVYELNRPPVCHLRYCGNAEFDVNECSINPCKNGGVCKNEHGGYSCACKAGFTGKNCEQDVNECSVNPCKNGGVCKNEHGGYSCACKAGFTGKNCEQAPSKPLECRSYKKLDTADRAAGRPRGNVLKCDQKEILTKAWYRFEGAAGSAMPTSLVPINRCGTHAPGWMEGSHPTVAEGIVTRKVCYHWSGKTCHWNNAIRVRNCGGFYVYELNRPPVCHLRYCGNAEFETCSSKPCKNGGTCREVNGAYSCTCKSGFTGKNCEQDVNECSKNPCKNGGVCKNEHGGYSCACKVGFTGKICEQDVNECSENPCKNGGVCKNEHGGYSCACKAGFTGKNCEQDVNECSENPCKNGGVCKNEHGGYSCACKAGFTGKNCEQDVNECSKNPCQNGGVCKNEHGGYSCACKAGFTGKICEQDVNECNKNPCQNGGVCKNEHGGYSCTCKAGFTGKNCEQDVNECSKNPCKNGGVCKNEHGGYSCACKAGFTGKICEQDVNECSENPCKNGGVCKNEHGGYSCACKAGFTGKNCEQDVNECSENPCKNGGVCKNEHGGYSCACKAGFMGKNCEQDVNECSKNPCQNGGVCKNEHGGYSCACKAGFTGKNCEQDVNECSKNPCKNDGVCKNEHGGYSCACKAGFTGKNCEQDMNECSKNPCQNGGVCKNKHGGYSCACKAGFTGKNCEQDVNECSKNPCKNGGVCKNEHGGYSCTCKAGFTGKTCEQDVNECSKNPCKNGGVCKNEHGGYSCACKAEFTGKNCEQDVNECSKNPCKNGGVCKNEHGGYSCTCKAGFTGKICEQDVNECSKNPCKNGGVCKNEHGGYSCTCKAGFTGKNCEQDVNECSTNPCQNGGVCKNEHGGYSCVCKAGFTGKNCEQDVDECAGVNPCHHGGVCSNSHGGYSCKCASGYTGKNCEQDKNECKVNPCLNNGKCINTPGSYKCNCIDEYTGKHCETEPQEPGAPKYKELGCYKDNGNDKNKPRRTIPEMIANFRPQIDWHDMSKTVNECAKHAKEKGYEIFGVQFYGECYSGPTAEIDYERDGKAERGKCWAGVGGPSTNMVYRIE; from the exons ATGGCGACTCCTTTCCTATCGCTAGCAGTTGCACTGCT GGCCTTGGGTTACACGGTTGTTGCACATAGag AGTGTCAGCATTATAAAGTATTAAACACCGCCGACCGTGCGTCAACAAGGTCCCAAGGTAACGTCCTCAAATGTGATCAGAAAGAGATCCTAACCAAGGCCTGGTACCGATTTGAAGGCGCCGCCGGGTCTGCCATGCCTACATCGCCCGTCCCTATCAACAGGTGTGGTACCCACGCTCCGGGCTGGATGGAGGGATCACACCCAACAGTCGCAGAGGGTATTGTCACCCGTAAAGTCTGTTATCACTGGAGTGGTAAACCCTGCCATTGGAACAACGCTATTCGCGTCAGAAGCTGTGGGGGGTTTTACGTGTACGAGCTCAACAGACCGCCTGTTTGTCATCTTCGTTACTGTGGCAACGGAGTATCAG cccCGTCGAAACCACTAG AATGCCGAAGCTACAAAAAGCTCGACACAGCAGACCGTGCAGCTGGGAGACCGAGGGGTAACGTCCTCAAATGTGATCAGAAAGAGATCCTAACCAAGGCCTGGTACCGATTTGAAGGCGCCGCCGGGTCTGCCATGCCTACATCGCTCGTCCCTATCAACAGATGTGGTACCCACGCTCCGGGCTGGATGGAGGGATCACACCCAACAGTTGCAGAGGGTATTGTCACCCGTAAAGTCTGTTATCACTGGAGTGGTAAAACCTGCCATTGGAACAACGCTATTCGCGTCAGAAACTGTGGGGGTTTTTACGTGTACGAGCTCAACAGACCGCCTGTCTGTCATCTTCGTTACTGTGGCAACGCGGAATTTG ATGTGAATGAATGCAGCAAAAATCCGTGCAAAAATGGCGGAGTATGCAAAAACGAACATGGTGGATACTCTTGTGCTTGCAAAGCAGGATTCACGGGCAAAAACTGTGAACAAG ATGTGAATGAATGCAGCGTAAACCCGTGCAAAAATGGCGGAGTATGCAAAAACGAACATGGTGGATACTCTTGTGCTTGCAAAGCAGGATTCACGGGCAAAAACTGTGAACAAG cccCGTCGAAACCACTAG AATGCCGAAGCTACAAAAAGCTCGACACAGCAGACCGTGCCGCTGGGAGACCGAGGGGTAACGTCCTCAAATGTGATCAGAAAGAGATCCTAACCAAGGCCTGGTACCGATTTGAAGGCGCCGCCGGGTCTGCCATGCCTACATCGCTCGTCCCTATCAACAGATGTGGTACCCACGCTCCGGGCTGGATGGAGGGATCACACCCAACAGTTGCAGAGGGTATTGTCGTCCGTAAAGTCTGTTATCACTGGAGTGGTAAAACCTGCCATTGGAACAACGCTATTCGCGTCAGAAACTGTGGGGGTTTTTACGTGTACGAGCTCAACAGACCGCCTGTCTGTCATCTTCGTTACTGTGGCAACGCGGAATTTG ATGTGAATGAATGCAGCAAAAATCCGTGCAAAAATGGCGGAGTATGCAAAAACGAACATGGTGGATACTCTTGTGCTTGCAAAGTAGGATTCACGGGCAAAAACTGTGAACAAG ATGTGAATGAATGCAGCGTAAACCCGTGCAAAAATGGCGGAGTATGCAAAAACGAACATGGTGGATACTCTTGTGCTTGCAAAGCAGGATTCACGGGCAAAAACTGTGAACAAG ATGTGAATGAATGCAGCGTAAACCCGTGCAAAAATGGCGGAGTATGCAAAAACGAACATGGTGGATACTCTTGTGCTTGCAAAGCAGGATTCACGGGCAAAAACTGTGAACAAG cccCGTCGAAACCACGAG AATGCCGAAGCTACAAAAAGCTCGACACAGCAGACCGTGCCGCTGGGAGACCGAGGGGTAACGTCCTCAAATGTGATCAGAAAGAGATCCTAACCAAGGCCTGGTACCGATTTGAAGGCGCCGCCGGGTCTGCCATGCCTACATCGCTCGTCCCTATCAACAGATGTGGTACCCACGCTCCGGGCTGGATGGAGGGATCACACCCAACAGTTGCAGAGGGTATTGTCGTCCGTAAAGTCTGTTATCACTGGAGTGGTAAAACCTGCCATTGGAACAACGCTATTCGCGTCAGAAACTGTGGGGGGTTTTACGTGTACGAGCTCAACAGACCGCCTGTCTGTCATCTTCGTTACTGTGGCAACGCGGAATTTG ATGTGAATGAATGCAGCATAAACCCGTGCAAAAATGGCGGTGTATGCAAAAACGAACATGGTGGATACTCTTGTGCTTGCAAAGCAGGATTCACGGGCAAAAACTGTGAACAAG ATGTGAATGAATGCAGCGTAAACCCGTGCAAAAATGGCGGAGTATGCAAAAACGAACATGGTGGATACTCTTGTGCTTGCAAAGCAGGATTCACGGGCAAAAACTGTGAACAAG cccCGTCGAAACCACGAG AATGCCGAAGCTACAAAAAGCTCGACACAGCAGACCGTGCCGCTGGGAGACCGAGGGGTAACGTCCTCAAATGTGATCAGAAAGAGATCCTAACCAAGGCCTGGTACCGATTTGAAGGCGCCGCCGGGTCTGCCATGCCTACATCGCTCGTCCCTATCAACAGATGTGGTACCCACGCTCCGGGCTGGATGGAGGGATCACACCCAACAGTTGCAGAGGGTATTGTCGTCCGTAAAGTCTGTTATCACTGGAGTGGTAAAACCTGCCATTGGAACAACGCTATTCGCGTCAGAAACTGTGGGGGGTTTTACGTGTACGAGCTCAACAGACCGCCTGTCTGTCATCTTCGTTACTGTGGCAACGCGGAATTTG ATGTGAATGAATGCAGCATAAACCCGTGCAAAAATGGCGGTGTATGCAAAAACGAACATGGTGGATACTCTTGTGCTTGCAAAGCAGGATTCACGGGCAAAAACTGTGAACAAG ATGTGAATGAATGCAGCGTAAACCCGTGCAAAAATGGCGGAGTATGCAAAAACGAACATGGTGGATACTCTTGTGCTTGCAAAGCAGGATTCACGGGCAAAAACTGTGAACAAG cccCGTCGAAACCACTAG AATGCCGAAGCTACAAAAAGCTCGACACAGCAGACCGTGCAGCTGGGAGACCGAGGGGTAACGTCCTCAAATGTGATCAGAAAGAGATCCTAACCAAGGCCTGGTACCGATTTGAAGGCGCCGCCGGGTCTGCCATGCCTACATCGCTCGTCCCTATCAACAGATGTGGTACCCACGCCCCGGGCTGGATGGAGGGATCACACCCAACAGTTGCAGAGGGTATTGTCACCCGTAAAGTCTGTTATCACTGGAGTGGTAAAACCTGCCATTGGAACAACGCTATTCGCGTCAGAAACTGTGGGGGGTTTTACGTGTACGAGCTCAACAGACCGCCTGTCTGTCATCTTCGTTACTGTGGCAACGCGGAATTTG aaacatgCAGTTCTAAACCGTGTAAGAATGGAGGAACTTGTCGTGAGGTCAATGGAGCATATAGTTGCACGTGCAAGAGTGGATTTACTGGGAAAAACTGCGAACAAG ATGTGAATGAATGCAGCAAAAACCCGTGCAAAAATGGCGGAGTGTGCAAAAACGAACATGGTGGATACTCTTGTGCTTGCAAAGTAGGATTTACGGGCAAAATCTGTGAACAAG ATGTGAACGAATGCAGCGAAAACCCGTGCAAAAATGGCGGAGTGTGCAAAAACGAACATGGTGGATACTCTTGTGCTTGCAAAGCAGGATTCACGGGCAAAAACTGTGAACAAG ATGTAAATGAATGCAGCGAAAACCCGTGCAAAAATGGCGGAGTATGCAAAAACGAACATGGCGGATACTCTTGCGCTTGCAAAGCAGGATTTACGGGCAAAAACTGCGAACAAG ATGTGAATGAATGCAGCAAAAATCCGTGCCAAAATGGCGGAGTATGCAAAAACGAACATGGCGGATACTCTTGCGCTTGCAAAGCAGGATTCACGGGCAAAATCTGCGAACAAG ATGTGAATGAATGCAACAAAAATCCGTGCCAAAATGGCGGAGTATGCAAAAACGAACATGGGGGATACTCTTGCACTTGCAAAGCAGGATTCACGGGCAAAAACTGCGAACAAG ATGTGAATGAATGTAGCAAAAACCCGTGCAAAAATGGCGGAGTATGCAAAAACGAACATGGTGGATACTCTTGTGCTTGCAAAGCAGGATTCACGGGCAAAATCTGCGAACAAG ATGTGAACGAATGCAGCGAAAACCCGTGCAAAAATGGCGGAGTGTGCAAAAACGAACATGGTGGATACTCTTGTGCTTGCAAAGCAGGATTCACGGGCAAAAACTGTGAACAAG ATGTGAATGAATGCAGCGAAAACCCGTGCAAAAATGGCGGAGTATGCAAAAACGAACATGGCGGATACTCTTGCGCTTGCAAAGCAGGATTTATGGGCAAAAACTGCGAACAAG ATGTGAATGAATGCAGCAAAAATCCGTGCCAAAATGGCGGAGTATGCAAAAACGAACATGGCGGATACTCTTGCGCTTGCAAAGCAGGATTCACGGGCAAAAACTGTGAACAAG ATGTGAATGAATGTAGCAAAAACCCGTGCAAAAATGACGGAGTATGCAAAAACGAACATGGCGGATACTCTTGCGCTTGCAAAGCAGGATTCACGGGCAAAAACTGCGAACAAG ATATGAATGAATGCAGCAAAAATCCGTGCCAAAATGGCGGAGTATGCAAAAACAAACATGGTGGATACTCTTGCGCTTGCAAAGCAGGATTCACGGGCAAAAACTGCGAACAAG ATGTGAATGAATGCAGCAAAAACCCGTGCAAAAATGGCGGAGTATGCAAAAACGAACATGGGGGATACTCTTGCACTTGCAAAGCAGGATTCACGGGCAAAACCTGCGAACAAG ATGTGAATGAATGCAGCAAAAACCCGTGCAAAAATGGCGGAGTATGCAAAAACGAACATGGCGGATACTCTTGCGCTTGCAAAGCAGAATTCACGGGCAAAAACTGCGAACAAG ATGTGAATGAATGCAGCAAAAACCCGTGCAAAAATGGCGGAGTATGCAAAAACGAACATGGCGGATACTCTTGCACTTGCAAAGCAGGATTTACGGGCAAAATCTGTGAACAAG ATGTAAATGAATGCAGCAAAAACCCGTGCAAAAATGGCGGAGTATGCAAAAACGAACATGGCGGATACTCTTGCACTTGCAAGGCGGGATTTACGGGCAAGAACTGCGAACAAG ATGTGAATGAATGCAGCACAAATCCGTGCCAAAATGGCGGAGTATGCAAAAACGAACATGGCGGATACTCTTGCGTTTGTAAGGCAGGTTTTACGGGAAAAAACTGCGAACAGG ATGTTGACGAATGTGCCGGCGTCAACCCGTGTCATCATGGCGGAGTCTGCTCTAACAGCCATGGAGGATACAGTTGTAAATGCGCGTCCGGGTACACCGGAAAGAACTGCGAACAAG ATAAAAATGAGTGTAAGGTGAATCCATGCTTGAATAATGGCAAGTGTATCAACACTCCGGGAAGCTACAAGTGCAACTGCATCGATGAGTACACCGGGAAACATTGTGAAACGG aACCTCAAGAACCGGGAGCAC CCAAGTACAAGGAGCTTGGATGCTACAAGGACAACGGCAACGACAAAAACAAGCCGAGACGAACTATCCCTGAAATGATTGCAAATTTTAGACCACAAATCGACTGGCATGACATGAGCAAGACTGTTAACGAATGTGCTAAACACGCCAAAGAAAAAGG GTACGAGATTTTCGGAGTTCAATTCTACGGTGAATGCTACAGTGGTCCTACTGCTGAGATAGACTATGAACGAGATGGCAAGGCGGAAAGGGGAAAGTGCTGGGCCGGTGTAGGGGGTCCTAGCACTAACATGGTATACAGGATTGAATAA